In Sulfitobacter guttiformis, the genomic stretch GGGACTTGCGACAATACCGAGTGGAATTCGCGGAAGGCTCAGAAAAGGGGTGGGGTAGGAGGGGTCCAAGCGGCGCAATGGCGCGCCGCTTGGCCGAAGTGCAAGGGTTCAGTAGCCCGCAGCTTCGATTTCTTCGACCGTCAACTCTTGTGCTGCGGCAAGGGCCTGCGCCGCTGTCTGGTTGCCGGCAAGTGCGTCAGAGAACTGCTGGCCCACCTGGTTTGCGATGCCTGCAAACTCGGGGATCGCAACAAACTGGACACCTGTATAGGGCACCGGATCAACCGTCGGATTGGTCGGATCGGCGGAGTTGATGCTTTGCAGTGTCATGGCCGCAAAGGGGGCAGCATCCAGATACTCTTGGTTCTCATAGAGTGATGTCCGCGTGCCGGGAGGGACGTTTGCCCAACCCTCATTGGCGGCGACCAGCTCGGTATAGCTCTTGCTTGTTGCCCAGCTCACGAACTTCTTGGCGGCGTCCTGCTTCTCGGAGGACTTGGGAATGGCCAGTGACCACGCCCAAAGCCAGTTGCCACGCGGGCCAAGGCCGTTGTCCGGCGCCAGCGCAAAGCCGACACTGTCCGCAACGGTAGAGTCCGCGCCCGTCACAAAGGATGCCGCAACAGTTGCGTCGATCCACATGCCGCATTTGCCCTGCTGGAACAATGTCAGGTTCTCGTTGAAGCCGTTGTTGGCGGCACCATTGGGGCCGGACTCGTTCATCATGCCCAGATAAAAGTCGAGCGTGTCTGCCCAAGGTTGAGTGTCGAACTGTGCGTTCCAGTCCTCATCGAACCAGCGTGCGCCAAATGAGTTGGACATGGCAGTCAGAAACGCCATGTTCTCCCCCCATCCTGCCTTGCCTCGTGCGCAGATACCGTTGATCTCGTTGTCACGGTCGGTCATTGCGGCAGCCGCTTCGCGGATGAACGTCCATGTGGGCGCATCGGGCATTTCCAGCCCTGCTTTCTCCATCAGGTCCGTGCGGTACATTACCATTGAGGATTCACCATAGAACGGTGCGGCATAGAGGTTGCCGTCTACCGTCAGACCGCCCGCAATCGCAGGCAGCAGATCGCCCGCATCCCAGTCGTCGGCCATACCGTCGTTGAGAGACACCAGCCAATCGTTGTTGCCCCAGATCGGGACTTCGTAGGTGCCGATTGTCATCACGTCATAAGCACCGCCACCGGTGGAGATGTCGGTCGTCACGTTCTGGCGCAGAACATTCTCTTCCAGCGTGACCCATTCGAGTGCGATGTCGGGGTTCTTATCGGTGAAGTCAGCGGTGAGACCCTGCATGCGGATCATGTCGCCGTTGTTCACGGTCGCAATTGTGAGTGTCGTGACCTGATCCTGTGCGGCTGCGATACCGACAGTCAGGCCAAGCCCCACTACAGTGCTCAGCAGTGTTCTTTTAATAGACATGAACGTCCTCCCTTTTTTACATGCGTAAAGATTGCGGGTGACTGAGATTCAAGTCAAGCTATTTTTTAAGCGATGCTTTTGCTGCAATGCAGCAATTTTAGGCGCTATGCGGATTCGCGCAATTTCAACTCGCCATCAAAGAGCGTGATTTCAGGCTCATCCCCTGAAACCTCCCCGCGAATGATCTGCATGATCCTTGAAACGGCTTCCTCGCCAATGGCATCCGTGTTTTGGGCAACGGTGGTGAGTGCGGGGGTCAGAAAGGGGCACAGCGGGTAATCATCGTGCCCCGCGATCCGCAATCCGCCCTTTGTACCGCGCGAAGGGGAGAGCCCATGCTGCGCTGCCGCGCGGAGAGCGCCGATCGCGACACGGTCATTCGCGCAGAGAATCGAGCGATCCGTCAAGCGTCCTTGCGCAAACGCATCCCCCAGAACAGCCTCTCCATGCTCTTCGAAATACCCGTTTTCCCTGACCGCTTCGGTCCCAAGAATTTCCGGCTCAAACCCCAATTTCTCCATACGCGCGATATATGCGACTTCGCGCTCAAGGGCGTTGAAATTGACCCGCGGCATGGCGAGAAAAGCGGGAGGGTCGCCGACCCGACATAGGTATTCAGTAATTAACCCAGTACTTTGGGTGTGGTTTGACCCCACAAAATCAACGTTCGGCATTGATTTGGGGCGCGAATCCAGCAACACAAAAGGCATCCGTGATTTGAGCCGCAGATGCACAGACTGGTCACTCTGATCGCCCAGCGGAGCCACAAGGGCCCCATCGACATTCATCGACATCAGGGTCTCGGCGGCACGCGCTTCGATCGCGGGATCGGAGTGGGAGCATTGTGTGATAACGGTCATGCCCGCTTCAAAGGCGGCGACTTCAACAGATTGCAGGAGCTTGGTGAAGAACAGGTCATTAAGATAAGGAATGATGACCCCTATAATGCCTGTCGTCTTGCGGTTCAGGCGGGTCGCGAAGAAATTTGGAACATATTCAACGCGCTCGAGTCCTGCTTGGATACGTTCGACTGTCTTTGTCTTGACCGAGCCCGGATCCTGAAAAAAACGCGAGAGGGTTGGCCTTGATACGCCAATTGCGACCGACAATTCTTCCATAGTCTTAATGCGGGGCTTCATGGTTTCAGCGTCCTTTGATCGGTGTCTGACCTATCATATAGGCCTGAGGGTGCGCGTCGAGATAAATTTACGCTTGTAAATTAATTTTGACCCTTTCTTTTACATATTGGGTGTGAAGGTGGCATTTAAAGCAATGCAAGTTGCTCTTAGATTGAGTTTGGTCAGACGTATTGATCCAGTAAAAACCTGCTCATGCTCTACTGAAGAAAAATGGCGATGAGCATGCAATGCACGGGAGCAGTGAACGTTTGAGGCTGCCCTGGAATATCCGACAGTCATGCATCAGGCTGCATTGGTGAGTTTGGGCTCGAACGGCGGAAAGCGGACCTTCGCTGCAAGCGCGAAATCTGAGATCAGCATGCGAAGATGCAGACCCTCAATATAGAAATTGTATGCATGTGTATTGGAAGCCCGCTCTGAGCCCTTACTACCATTTGATTGACGCGCGATCTTCCCGGCGATAGCAAGTATTTCATGGAAAACACGATAATCATCGCAATGAATTGGTGGCTGGCCTCCTGACAGGGTGGCCGGATTACCAAACGTATTCCGAGGCCGCCGCATGGGCGGCCTATTGTTTTCCAAGCTTCCCAATGCACCGCCTCTCGTTTCAGGGGAAGAAGCAAATGAACAGACCAACTATTCTGACCGGCGACCGCACAACGGGACCGCTTCACATCGGGCACTATGCAGGCTCGCTTGCAAACCGGCTGCGCTATCAGGACAGCCATGAACAATTTCTTTTGCTGGCTGATACCCAGGCTCTAACCGACAACGCCAATGATACGGAGAAGGTGCGGCGAAGCGTGATCGAGGTCGCGCTGGATTATCTGGCCGTGGGCATTGATCCCGCGCGCACGACCATCTGTCTGCAATCACACCTGCCGGCGCTGGCCGAGTTGTCGATGCTCTACCTAAACTTTGTCACGGTCGCGCGGCTCGAACGAAACCCGACGATCAAAGACGAGATCCGCGCCCGCGGATTCGGGCGCGATATTCCGGCTGGATTTCTGTGCTATCCGGCAGCGCAGGCGGCGGACATCACGGCCTTCAAGGCGACCATCGTGCCGGTCGGTGAGGATCAGGCCCCGCTCATCGAGCAAACGAACGAGATCGTGCGGCGCATCAACGCAACAGCAGGCAGCTCCGTTCTGCCCGAGGCGCAGGCGATCATCCCCAAGTTGGGCCGGTTGCCTGGTATCGACGGCAAGGCCAAGATGTCTAAATCCGGAGGCAACGCAATCGCTCTGTCCGCATCTTCGGAGCAGATCCGAAGTGCCGTCAAAGCGATGTTCACAGATCCGAACCACCTGCGCGTTAAAGACCCGGGCTGCATTGAAGGCAATGTGGTCTTCACCTATCTTGACGCCTTCGATCAGGACCAGGACGGGCTTGCCGAGCTCAAGGGACAATATCAGCGCGGCGGGCTTGGCGATGGCAAGATCAAGGCGCGTCTGGAAGCGATCCTTCAGGAGCTCATAGGCCCAATTCGCCAGCGTAGGGCACAGCTTGCCGAGGACCGAGGCTACATTCTTGAGGTGATCAAAGAAGGCACGGCACGGGCGCGCGACCGCACTGAGGCGACAAAGCGGGATGTGGTGAGTGCCTTGGGCCTATTCCAATTGTAGATCAGCACGGGCGGGCGATCCGGATGAAGGTCCGTTTCGCCCGCACTGTGGACCTTTGGGTAGTCAGATTGCTGCACAAACGACGAATGACCGCTTTGGGGACGCCGCACCGCTGCTTTAAAAACCAGCACGAAGGTCCGTTAAGGGCCGTTGAAATCGACGCATGCGTTCCCCTTGAAAGCGGCTTTCTACACTGCCGCATGGCGGCTCCGAGCCCGGAGCGGTCAGACTGTCCTGCCTTTTTGTCTCCGAAGTTCCGGCCTCTGCGTTCGATCGCGAAGCTGGCGTGATCAGAATAGATATGCAAATGTAACGAGCCAGACCGACAACACAACGCCACAGATCAACGTGTAGGCACCATTCCACACCAATCCGACGCGGGTTGCGCTTATACCGCCAAATGAACCTATCAGAAGGGTCGTCGCCGTGAATGGCGAACTCGCACCGCTCAGCGCCCATCCCGATGTGATCGCGACAACGATCGCTATCGGCTGCACTCCAAGATCAGTGGCTGTCGGAATGAGCGGCGCAATCAGCGTAACGGCAAGGATGGGGTTCATGCCGATCTGTCCAGCCAACGGGATGATCCAGACTAACGATACCAGAATGATCCAGGCCGGTAGGTAAGACGGGTCGAACCCGGTCGCCTGCATCATTGGAGCAAACAGTTGCGACCCCGCTGTGCCAATGAAACCCGCCATCATCAGCAAGGTCAGCTCCCCACGATAGCTGGGAAGCTCTTGCAGCACGTAAGCCTTGATATGTCCGCACGTGGTAGAAACTGGATTTTCGTTCCAATGCTGAAGAAGCATCCAAACAACCGCGATGCAAGGCACTAGGATAGCGACAATACCCACCACTCGAACCTGTGTCAGCGCGCTCAGTGTCACCACGCCAACGAGCAAAACCGCCAACAATAGCGCCAGCGGTAGCATCGTTGCCCAGGTTCCTTCCGGGGCGCTGCGGACCGGCTTAACTGTCAGCCGAGGCTTGAAGATCGAGTCAAGTGACCAGCCGATCCCTGCAAGCAGGAACGATGTGATCAAGCCTGGAACCAATGCCTCGCCCCAGCTGGTGTCCGGAATGACGCTGACAGTGATCGCAACCGCAAAGGAAAGCGGCGACCATGGCAAGGCCGAGACAAAGGCGCGTTGAATTGCTAGAAGCATCCGCCGAATACGGTGCCTGCGGATTTCCAGATTGGGTTCGGAGTTCGCATTGGCTGTCGCCAGCGAACCAAGCAGTTGAAGCGACCCGTAGTTCAGAAGTAAGGCAAACGCTTGGCCGCCAACGGTCAATGCTGCATAGCGCCTGCCAGGGGGCTGACCTGCGAGGAAGGTTCCGGCTC encodes the following:
- a CDS encoding ABC transporter substrate-binding protein codes for the protein MSIKRTLLSTVVGLGLTVGIAAAQDQVTTLTIATVNNGDMIRMQGLTADFTDKNPDIALEWVTLEENVLRQNVTTDISTGGGAYDVMTIGTYEVPIWGNNDWLVSLNDGMADDWDAGDLLPAIAGGLTVDGNLYAAPFYGESSMVMYRTDLMEKAGLEMPDAPTWTFIREAAAAMTDRDNEINGICARGKAGWGENMAFLTAMSNSFGARWFDEDWNAQFDTQPWADTLDFYLGMMNESGPNGAANNGFNENLTLFQQGKCGMWIDATVAASFVTGADSTVADSVGFALAPDNGLGPRGNWLWAWSLAIPKSSEKQDAAKKFVSWATSKSYTELVAANEGWANVPPGTRTSLYENQEYLDAAPFAAMTLQSINSADPTNPTVDPVPYTGVQFVAIPEFAGIANQVGQQFSDALAGNQTAAQALAAAQELTVEEIEAAGY
- the trpS gene encoding tryptophan--tRNA ligase, which gives rise to MNRPTILTGDRTTGPLHIGHYAGSLANRLRYQDSHEQFLLLADTQALTDNANDTEKVRRSVIEVALDYLAVGIDPARTTICLQSHLPALAELSMLYLNFVTVARLERNPTIKDEIRARGFGRDIPAGFLCYPAAQAADITAFKATIVPVGEDQAPLIEQTNEIVRRINATAGSSVLPEAQAIIPKLGRLPGIDGKAKMSKSGGNAIALSASSEQIRSAVKAMFTDPNHLRVKDPGCIEGNVVFTYLDAFDQDQDGLAELKGQYQRGGLGDGKIKARLEAILQELIGPIRQRRAQLAEDRGYILEVIKEGTARARDRTEATKRDVVSALGLFQL
- a CDS encoding LacI family DNA-binding transcriptional regulator; its protein translation is MKPRIKTMEELSVAIGVSRPTLSRFFQDPGSVKTKTVERIQAGLERVEYVPNFFATRLNRKTTGIIGVIIPYLNDLFFTKLLQSVEVAAFEAGMTVITQCSHSDPAIEARAAETLMSMNVDGALVAPLGDQSDQSVHLRLKSRMPFVLLDSRPKSMPNVDFVGSNHTQSTGLITEYLCRVGDPPAFLAMPRVNFNALEREVAYIARMEKLGFEPEILGTEAVRENGYFEEHGEAVLGDAFAQGRLTDRSILCANDRVAIGALRAAAQHGLSPSRGTKGGLRIAGHDDYPLCPFLTPALTTVAQNTDAIGEEAVSRIMQIIRGEVSGDEPEITLFDGELKLRESA